A window of the bacterium genome harbors these coding sequences:
- a CDS encoding SDR family NAD(P)-dependent oxidoreductase, producing MRRLKDKVAVITGGSKGIGKATAEALAREGCHVVLAARHEEELKKTAREISRLNVTVLTFKADVRKWKEVESLAARVQEKMGTPQILINNAGIGRFGEVTSMNEEDFRATLETNLFGVFYCSKAFLPGMIQNQEGHIVNISSLAGKNSFPGGSAYCASKHGLIAFAECLMLEVRHHNIKVSTICPGTVQTEFSSQTKDKSWAVTAEDVGQAVIDVLTTSAGSLISMVDLRPLHPPKR from the coding sequence ATGAGACGCCTCAAGGATAAAGTAGCTGTCATAACCGGTGGCAGTAAAGGTATTGGAAAAGCCACAGCAGAAGCACTGGCCCGCGAGGGTTGCCACGTAGTTCTTGCAGCGCGTCACGAAGAGGAGCTCAAGAAAACTGCGCGCGAAATCTCCCGATTGAATGTAACAGTTCTAACTTTCAAAGCTGATGTGCGTAAGTGGAAAGAAGTAGAAAGCCTCGCAGCGAGAGTCCAGGAAAAAATGGGCACACCACAGATTCTGATCAACAACGCGGGTATCGGAAGATTTGGTGAAGTCACAAGCATGAACGAAGAAGATTTTCGGGCAACGCTGGAAACGAATTTATTCGGCGTGTTTTATTGCAGTAAAGCATTTCTTCCGGGCATGATTCAAAACCAAGAAGGACACATCGTTAACATCTCTTCGCTGGCAGGCAAGAATTCCTTTCCGGGAGGATCAGCCTATTGTGCTTCAAAGCATGGTCTGATTGCTTTCGCGGAATGTTTGATGCTGGAAGTGCGACATCACAACATTAAAGTCTCCACCATCTGTCCGGGAACTGTGCAGACAGAGTTTTCCAGCCAAACAAAGGACAAATCCTGGGCGGTAACGGCGGAAGATGTAGGACAGGCGGTTATTGATGTACTAACCACATCCGCCGGCTCTCTGATCAGCATGGTCGATCTCCGGCCACTCCATCCCCCGAAAAGGTAA
- the larE gene encoding ATP-dependent sacrificial sulfur transferase LarE, whose amino-acid sequence MSELEKLAAEKEQKLVAWFGQFRNALVAYSGGVDSTYVLYAAHRVFGNRVLGVSSFSETVPQVQKDSALENVKIIGAPYEIIYTEEMQKDAFRTNNTDRCFHCKDELYGVLKEIAGVRAFDVIVDGTNADDISDFRPGRQAAELHGVRSPLVEIGMKKLEIRVRSRLAGLTTWNIPASACLSSRIPHQSFITVEKLRTVELGEDFLRSLGFRQIRVRHHDKIVRIELAPQEMKRVWEEDLFDTIVAHFKSLGFKFVTLDLEGYRTGSLNE is encoded by the coding sequence ATGAGTGAACTCGAAAAACTTGCGGCGGAGAAGGAGCAGAAGCTGGTGGCATGGTTTGGCCAGTTTCGCAACGCGCTCGTTGCTTATAGCGGTGGCGTCGATTCCACATACGTCTTGTATGCCGCGCATCGCGTGTTTGGCAATCGCGTTCTCGGCGTCAGCTCATTCTCCGAAACCGTTCCACAGGTTCAAAAGGATTCTGCGCTGGAGAATGTGAAAATCATCGGAGCTCCATACGAAATCATCTACACGGAAGAAATGCAAAAGGACGCATTTCGCACGAACAATACCGATCGCTGCTTTCATTGCAAGGATGAACTTTATGGTGTGCTCAAAGAGATTGCGGGTGTTCGAGCATTCGACGTGATTGTGGATGGGACAAATGCCGACGATATTTCCGATTTTCGCCCGGGTAGACAGGCCGCTGAATTGCACGGCGTGAGAAGTCCACTCGTTGAGATAGGGATGAAGAAGTTGGAGATTCGCGTCCGTTCCAGGTTGGCGGGTCTCACAACCTGGAATATTCCCGCCTCTGCCTGTCTATCGTCACGAATCCCGCACCAATCATTCATTACAGTGGAGAAGCTAAGAACGGTGGAACTGGGTGAAGATTTTCTTCGATCGTTAGGTTTCCGGCAGATACGTGTGCGACACCATGACAAAATCGTTCGCATTGAACTCGCCCCCCAGGAAATGAAACGCGTGTGGGAGGAAGATTTGTTCGATACAATTGTTGCCCATTTCAAATCTCTAGGGTTTAAGTTTGTAACACTTGATCTCGAAGGTTATCGCACCGGCAGTCTCAACGAATAA
- the thiL gene encoding thiamine-phosphate kinase: MTQTLNQIGEKKLLQELKKYMGSAGEIVRTFSEDTAVIDPGGRSYHLYTVDSLIEGVHFRREYMPFFYVGRKAIKVNLSDIASMAGVPNYYLVSLGLPPDTPVQAIEDIYEGMNSVSKDLNLHLIGGNVSASSQLFVDVTLIGSVAKNKIVQRDGARNGDSIFVSGQLGSSAVGLNLLKEGFRLLGNGLIFPEGQRDSHFVTEAIMSHIDPPCLVELAQKLAQSATVTSMIDLSDGLSSDLAEICRESKVGAQVEMEKLPVAPAALYWERKRNRDPRILALHGGEDYHLLFTVSKKFREIFLRRTKPLKITLYEIGLIVAQSEGIQVIEADGRKYPMGEGFQHFR, encoded by the coding sequence ATGACGCAAACCCTGAATCAAATTGGAGAAAAAAAACTGTTGCAGGAGCTCAAGAAGTACATGGGAAGTGCGGGAGAAATTGTTCGGACTTTCTCCGAGGATACGGCCGTTATCGACCCGGGCGGAAGGTCCTACCACTTGTATACAGTTGATTCGTTGATCGAGGGAGTTCATTTTCGACGGGAATATATGCCGTTCTTTTACGTTGGGCGAAAGGCGATTAAGGTTAATCTCAGCGATATTGCCAGCATGGCAGGCGTGCCGAACTATTACCTTGTTTCTCTCGGTCTGCCACCCGACACACCCGTTCAGGCGATCGAAGACATTTACGAAGGAATGAATTCCGTGTCAAAGGATCTTAATCTGCATTTGATTGGTGGAAATGTTTCGGCATCATCTCAGTTGTTTGTTGACGTTACTCTCATCGGTTCGGTTGCAAAAAACAAAATAGTGCAGCGAGACGGCGCCCGGAACGGAGATTCCATTTTTGTGAGCGGCCAGCTTGGGAGTTCGGCAGTGGGATTGAACCTCTTGAAGGAAGGTTTTCGCCTGCTCGGGAATGGTTTGATCTTTCCCGAGGGACAACGAGATTCTCATTTTGTTACGGAAGCTATCATGAGCCATATTGATCCGCCCTGTCTTGTGGAACTTGCGCAGAAGCTTGCGCAATCGGCCACGGTCACTTCCATGATTGACTTGAGTGATGGACTCTCGTCAGATCTTGCTGAAATTTGCCGTGAGAGCAAAGTGGGCGCGCAGGTGGAGATGGAAAAGCTACCTGTTGCACCGGCAGCCTTGTACTGGGAGCGAAAAAGAAACCGTGATCCAAGAATTCTTGCGCTGCATGGCGGAGAAGATTACCATTTGCTTTTCACAGTTAGTAAGAAATTTCGCGAAATCTTCCTGAGAAGGACCAAACCACTGAAAATAACGTTGTATGAAATCGGGCTGATCGTTGCGCAATCGGAAGGCATACAGGTGATTGAAGCGGATGGCCGGAAGTATCCTATGGGAGAGGGTTTTCAGCATTTTAGGTGA
- a CDS encoding ATP-binding protein produces the protein MAGAEYEVDLIINSNYKFIDIGHDLVKYLCNLIGFDEDTTHWIILAVREGISNAIKHGNKGDLMKKVVVRMSYENNELSVIIEDEGVGFDPAQVQNPLLPENLLKSTGRGIFYMKSFMDGVEYEFKKKNHGTVLRMKKHLQPA, from the coding sequence ATGGCAGGTGCCGAATACGAAGTTGATCTTATTATCAACAGCAATTATAAGTTCATAGATATTGGCCACGATCTCGTTAAATACCTCTGCAATCTGATCGGCTTTGATGAGGATACAACCCACTGGATTATTCTTGCCGTTCGAGAAGGAATCAGCAACGCCATCAAACACGGAAATAAAGGCGATCTCATGAAGAAAGTGGTCGTCAGAATGAGCTATGAGAACAACGAACTTTCCGTGATCATCGAGGATGAAGGGGTCGGCTTCGATCCTGCGCAGGTCCAAAATCCTTTGCTGCCCGAAAATCTTTTAAAGTCGACCGGTCGGGGCATTTTCTACATGAAGAGTTTTATGGATGGGGTTGAATACGAATTTAAAAAGAAGAATCACGGCACTGTTCTAAGAATGAAGAAGCATCTTCAGCCGGCATGA
- a CDS encoding DUF4388 domain-containing protein: protein MKRTPPDKPQFSYRVRLSEQPLPEILFTIAQYKVPGVVTILHEGITKQVFVDEGNIIFAASNSPDDHLGEFLFRCGKITRMDYDKSIELMAQQKGKWQGEILIDMGSLQRDELPWAVRSHQQAIVWSLFNWFEGEVNFQLGKFRHSKPIQLDIPIPRSILDGVRHIQNAKRVIGLMGNRETLLRAEENALLCIELYGAEEKERTVLRLVDGKTNLYDLCAGSPYSPHETARILYGLYTLKLIYRKDSEGIRIVSGLQAPTFQ from the coding sequence ATGAAGAGAACTCCACCGGATAAACCACAATTCAGCTACAGAGTTAGACTTTCCGAACAACCACTTCCTGAAATTCTCTTTACCATAGCCCAATACAAAGTCCCGGGAGTCGTCACAATCCTGCACGAGGGGATCACAAAGCAGGTTTTCGTGGACGAAGGAAACATTATTTTTGCGGCATCGAATTCTCCTGATGATCACCTGGGAGAGTTTCTTTTTCGGTGTGGAAAGATCACACGCATGGACTATGACAAATCGATTGAGCTGATGGCACAACAGAAAGGAAAGTGGCAAGGGGAGATTCTGATTGATATGGGATCCTTGCAAAGAGATGAATTGCCGTGGGCCGTGCGCAGTCATCAACAAGCGATCGTATGGTCCTTGTTCAATTGGTTCGAGGGTGAAGTCAACTTTCAACTCGGAAAGTTCAGACATTCCAAGCCGATCCAGCTGGATATTCCGATTCCGCGCTCTATTCTGGACGGAGTGCGCCACATCCAAAATGCAAAACGGGTCATTGGTTTGATGGGAAACCGTGAAACATTATTGCGCGCTGAAGAGAATGCCCTCCTCTGCATTGAACTCTACGGAGCCGAAGAAAAAGAGCGAACGGTTTTACGTCTTGTAGATGGAAAAACGAATCTTTACGATCTATGTGCCGGCTCGCCTTATAGCCCTCATGAAACTGCCAGAATCCTTTATGGTCTATATACGCTGAAACTCATTTATAGAAAAGATTCAGAGGGAATCCGGATTGTCTCCGGTTTACAGGCGCCTACTTTTCAGTAG
- a CDS encoding SLBB domain-containing protein yields MGILLRCHSIPEIDTIDVYLRHGGYQALAKAVRLGPREIVEQVRKSGLRGRGGAGFPTATKWDAVLSQERKPHYLICNIAEGEPGSFKDRELVKNPHMVLESTAIAAFAVGAEKAFLFLRGIFAEEEESLKRALIAARNHKFLGNDGMLKVELVIHCGEDSYIAGEETAMIESLEGKPAIPRVKPPRPHDYGLWECPTVVNNVETLCNTIPILMQGSETFRKLGTKESPGSKLFCLSGQIRKPGVYECPLGIQLSTLLNDFGGGPLPGRRFIAIFPGGPSTPIVPVELDPFMDFENLQKVGSHLGTGGVIVIDDSSDLRQVAVQTLSFFMRESCGVCPPCFIGTQELHKLFQVQRSDVLKIREFCEMMKYRGQCAHSRAAALTSLSFLNQFPQVFGTNV; encoded by the coding sequence ATGGGAATATTATTACGCTGCCATAGCATTCCTGAAATCGATACGATCGATGTTTATCTGCGTCATGGTGGTTATCAAGCTTTGGCGAAGGCAGTCCGGCTGGGCCCCCGGGAAATCGTGGAACAGGTGCGCAAATCAGGCCTTCGTGGAAGAGGGGGAGCAGGTTTTCCAACCGCAACGAAATGGGACGCTGTGCTATCACAGGAAAGGAAGCCTCACTATCTCATTTGCAACATAGCGGAGGGAGAACCTGGCTCGTTTAAAGACCGGGAACTCGTTAAAAACCCTCATATGGTTCTGGAATCAACGGCCATTGCCGCTTTTGCGGTTGGCGCTGAAAAAGCGTTTCTGTTTCTACGCGGCATTTTTGCAGAAGAAGAAGAGAGTCTGAAAAGGGCTTTGATCGCGGCGCGGAATCACAAATTTCTGGGCAATGACGGAATGCTGAAAGTGGAGCTGGTGATACACTGCGGTGAAGATTCATACATTGCCGGTGAAGAAACCGCAATGATTGAATCTCTGGAAGGAAAGCCAGCAATTCCCCGGGTGAAACCGCCACGTCCCCACGACTATGGCCTCTGGGAGTGCCCGACAGTTGTGAACAACGTGGAAACGCTTTGTAACACCATCCCGATCCTGATGCAAGGCTCCGAGACTTTTCGCAAACTGGGAACAAAGGAATCTCCCGGGTCAAAACTCTTTTGCCTTTCAGGGCAAATTCGCAAACCGGGCGTGTACGAATGTCCGTTGGGCATCCAGCTTTCAACTTTGCTGAACGATTTCGGTGGTGGTCCGCTGCCTGGGAGGCGATTCATCGCAATTTTTCCCGGCGGTCCTTCAACCCCAATCGTCCCCGTGGAATTGGATCCCTTCATGGATTTCGAAAATTTACAAAAAGTGGGGAGTCATCTGGGAACCGGCGGCGTGATTGTTATCGATGATTCGTCCGATCTCCGGCAAGTTGCTGTCCAAACCCTTTCTTTCTTTATGCGCGAAAGCTGCGGCGTTTGTCCCCCTTGCTTCATCGGAACACAAGAACTTCATAAATTGTTTCAAGTGCAACGTTCCGATGTTTTGAAAATTCGAGAATTTTGTGAAATGATGAAATATCGCGGTC